The following proteins are co-located in the Spinactinospora alkalitolerans genome:
- a CDS encoding alpha/beta hydrolase, whose protein sequence is MFATFSRRTTALVASSLIVATAGMVAVDDEKGVGAAVQAQTRSQGPEPHDEADGAARRAGAPAVLPRPGEVPVCDEPGEDEIITVPDTGAPDGGRPIWIRRPPGADGADVPVLYLLHGSTSTHRTIRDADIGPLLDEQMCRTGVQFVIAAPFGQEVGGSDTEWGDAVDGDFQIETFVTEKAIDAVEGDHGRPRYLRAIGGFSMGGYGAAALSLRHPDTYAQAVSWAGYFKVDDPSGTFGDDPGPHAPDRLLDESGVRDIRFFLVEGKQDHTPLQEGSIHGEAERFAALLDERGMTVETAFPEGDHDFEAWEPTYGRAVDFLVDGWSAPLAAQAG, encoded by the coding sequence GTGTTCGCGACCTTCTCCCGCAGAACCACGGCGCTCGTGGCCTCTTCACTCATCGTAGCCACGGCGGGGATGGTCGCGGTCGACGACGAGAAGGGCGTCGGCGCGGCCGTGCAGGCGCAGACGCGGTCGCAGGGGCCCGAACCGCACGACGAGGCCGACGGCGCGGCCCGGCGGGCGGGAGCACCGGCCGTGCTCCCGCGCCCCGGCGAGGTGCCGGTGTGCGACGAGCCGGGCGAGGACGAGATCATCACGGTCCCCGACACGGGCGCTCCCGACGGCGGGCGGCCGATCTGGATCCGCCGCCCGCCCGGTGCGGACGGCGCCGACGTCCCGGTGCTGTACCTGCTGCACGGCTCGACGAGTACGCACCGGACCATCAGGGACGCCGACATCGGGCCGCTGCTGGACGAGCAGATGTGCCGCACCGGCGTGCAGTTCGTGATCGCGGCGCCGTTCGGCCAGGAGGTCGGCGGCAGCGACACCGAGTGGGGCGACGCCGTCGACGGCGACTTCCAGATCGAGACGTTCGTGACCGAGAAGGCGATCGACGCCGTCGAGGGCGACCACGGGCGCCCCCGCTACCTGCGCGCGATCGGCGGGTTCTCGATGGGCGGCTACGGCGCCGCCGCCCTGTCGCTGCGCCACCCCGACACCTACGCCCAGGCCGTCAGTTGGGCCGGCTACTTCAAGGTCGACGACCCCTCGGGCACCTTCGGCGACGACCCCGGCCCGCACGCCCCCGACCGGCTGCTCGACGAATCCGGGGTCCGCGACATCCGGTTCTTCCTGGTGGAGGGGAAGCAGGACCACACCCCGCTGCAGGAGGGCAGCATCCACGGGGAGGCCGAGAGGTTCGCCGCGCTGCTCGACGAGCGGGGCATGACGGTCGAGACCGCCTTCCCCGAGGGCGACCACGACTTCGAGGCGTGGGAGCCGACCTACGGCCGGGCCGTCGACTTCCTCGTCGACGGCTGGTCCGCGCCCCTCGCCGCACAGGCGGGCTGA
- the dtd gene encoding D-aminoacyl-tRNA deacylase, protein MRAVVQRVGHASVTVGGEVVGAITEPGLMALVGVTHTDGAAEARRMANKLWTLRLLDEERSCSDVAAPLLVVSQFTLYGDARKGRRPTWQAAAPGPVAEPLVDAVVAELRDLGAHVETGVFGAQMSVALTNEGPFTVIVEV, encoded by the coding sequence ATGCGAGCGGTCGTGCAACGGGTGGGCCACGCCTCGGTGACGGTCGGCGGCGAGGTCGTCGGCGCGATCACCGAGCCCGGCCTGATGGCGCTCGTCGGGGTCACCCACACCGACGGCGCGGCCGAGGCCAGGCGCATGGCGAACAAGCTGTGGACGCTGCGCCTGCTCGACGAGGAGCGGTCCTGCTCCGACGTCGCGGCGCCGCTGCTGGTCGTCAGCCAGTTCACGCTCTACGGCGACGCCCGCAAGGGCCGCCGCCCCACCTGGCAGGCCGCGGCCCCGGGCCCGGTCGCCGAGCCGCTGGTCGACGCGGTGGTGGCGGAGCTCCGCGACCTGGGCGCGCACGTCGAGACCGGCGTGTTCGGCGCCCAGATGTCGGTCGCGCTGACCAACGAGGGCCCCTTCACGGTGATCGTCGAGGTCTGA
- a CDS encoding GIDE domain-containing protein, with translation MLVIGIALLIGAAILAPLAFLALRRWLAQRAVAEVRPNALAAWAGRPVSLSGLAAPGPEGGIESRLAGTDCVWHGHEVLRHYWLWRTREDGGERERVRNCDSIADHGSADLFGIVGAAGAERRRGGAVLVDPDDAEVDGVHMCLQRVVGRPQRGVPAPADDLLNRVKGRISGIFRGETIEFEYREWVLRPGDPIVVHGRMELRDGRPVVTAPPDGRLRIECGAPPESQPQNQRANALLLSGGTLASACVGLLLTLSGV, from the coding sequence ATGCTGGTGATCGGGATAGCCCTCCTCATCGGCGCGGCGATCCTGGCACCACTGGCCTTCCTCGCACTGCGCCGGTGGCTCGCCCAGCGCGCCGTCGCCGAGGTCCGGCCGAACGCGCTGGCCGCGTGGGCCGGCCGCCCGGTCAGCCTGTCCGGTCTCGCCGCGCCGGGGCCCGAAGGCGGCATCGAGTCGCGGCTGGCCGGGACCGACTGCGTCTGGCACGGCCACGAGGTGCTCCGGCACTACTGGCTCTGGCGGACGCGGGAGGACGGCGGGGAGCGCGAGCGCGTCCGCAACTGCGACTCCATCGCCGACCACGGGTCGGCCGACCTCTTCGGCATCGTCGGCGCCGCGGGGGCCGAGCGGCGGCGCGGCGGCGCGGTGCTCGTCGACCCGGACGACGCCGAGGTCGACGGCGTGCACATGTGCCTGCAGCGGGTGGTCGGCCGCCCGCAGCGGGGCGTGCCCGCGCCTGCCGACGACCTGCTCAACCGGGTCAAGGGCCGCATCTCCGGGATCTTCCGCGGCGAGACCATCGAGTTCGAGTACCGGGAGTGGGTCCTGCGCCCCGGCGACCCCATCGTCGTGCACGGCCGCATGGAACTGCGCGACGGCCGTCCGGTGGTCACCGCGCCGCCCGACGGGCGGTTGCGCATCGAATGCGGCGCCCCGCCCGAGTCGCAGCCGCAGAACCAGCGCGCCAACGCCCTGCTGCTCAGCGGCGGCACCCTGGCATCGGCCTGCGTGGGGCTGCTGCTGACGCTCTCCGGGGTCTGA
- a CDS encoding DUF2207 domain-containing protein has product MWWVRIACGGTALRTIARSAAPVAAALAMLAVAPTAASAQPAGGPAISAGGATSAPQTHAGLPSSAAEGRSTNEISLILDGNGVLRAEERISFGGAVPEEFTRTFIVREPYDTDHDRVYEITGVSAETPEGEPIEVRTSETDTTMAVDIATAGVETAVLRYDVRGTTSDIGERLEMEWAAVGGYSAPVAETTVTVDAGQPPLALSCAAGDPRSSIYCTSSDMGGHQALIARFLQADLEAGQTLNIVVGYPPDTAPNTIILAHTWSLTSAFAITPGTASVFGLLLAVLVGGLVALIRLRARDERALRTEAAAGDSAPLLSGGEGAIRFRPPDNVHPGQIGTLIDEQADVVDITATVVDLAVRGHLTIEELPHEHFTSVDWQLVKRPSPEDDELLHYERLLLDALFHNRDEVKLSELGDNFASRLAGVRDELYSDMVRLKWFARRPNLERNRWTTLGIALTVLGVLLTVVLAAFTHAAFTGLAVVIAGAAVTVGAQYMPAKTKLGSAVFAHTLGFRAYLLRADADDVPSDRRVPLFSRYLPYAIIFDNVERWAQILATAGSAELDGGGLPWYHGPEEWRLNDFADSIKTFTLTLSGVISNTRQFRTLS; this is encoded by the coding sequence ATGTGGTGGGTTCGAATTGCCTGCGGGGGGACGGCCCTGCGGACGATCGCGCGCTCGGCCGCCCCGGTGGCGGCCGCTCTCGCGATGCTCGCAGTGGCGCCCACCGCGGCCTCGGCCCAGCCGGCCGGTGGTCCGGCGATCAGCGCCGGGGGCGCGACCTCCGCGCCGCAGACCCACGCGGGCCTGCCGAGCTCGGCCGCCGAGGGGCGCAGCACCAACGAGATCTCCCTGATCCTCGACGGCAACGGCGTGCTGCGCGCCGAGGAGAGGATCTCGTTCGGCGGTGCGGTACCGGAGGAGTTCACCCGCACGTTCATCGTGCGCGAGCCCTACGACACCGACCACGACCGGGTGTACGAGATCACCGGCGTCTCCGCTGAGACCCCCGAAGGCGAACCGATCGAGGTGCGGACCTCCGAGACCGACACCACGATGGCGGTCGACATCGCCACCGCGGGCGTCGAGACCGCCGTGCTCCGGTACGACGTCCGCGGCACCACCAGCGACATCGGCGAGCGGCTGGAGATGGAGTGGGCGGCCGTCGGCGGCTACAGCGCCCCGGTGGCCGAGACGACGGTGACGGTCGACGCCGGCCAACCGCCGCTGGCGCTGTCCTGCGCGGCCGGCGACCCGCGCAGCTCGATCTACTGCACCTCCTCCGACATGGGCGGCCACCAGGCGCTCATCGCGCGGTTCCTGCAGGCCGACCTCGAAGCGGGCCAGACGCTCAACATCGTCGTCGGCTATCCGCCGGACACCGCGCCGAACACGATCATCCTGGCGCACACCTGGTCGCTGACCTCCGCGTTCGCCATCACGCCCGGCACGGCGAGCGTCTTCGGGCTGCTGCTGGCAGTGCTGGTGGGCGGGCTGGTCGCGCTGATCCGGCTCCGGGCGCGCGACGAGCGGGCGCTGCGCACCGAGGCGGCCGCGGGCGACAGCGCACCGCTGCTGTCGGGCGGCGAGGGGGCGATCCGGTTCCGTCCGCCCGACAACGTCCATCCCGGCCAGATCGGCACCCTCATCGACGAGCAGGCCGACGTCGTCGACATCACCGCCACGGTCGTCGACCTCGCCGTGCGCGGTCACCTGACGATCGAGGAGCTGCCGCACGAGCACTTCACCTCGGTCGACTGGCAACTGGTCAAGCGGCCCTCCCCCGAGGACGACGAGCTGCTGCACTACGAGCGGCTGCTGCTCGACGCGCTGTTCCACAACCGCGACGAGGTGAAGCTCTCGGAGCTGGGCGACAACTTCGCGAGCCGGCTGGCCGGCGTGCGCGACGAGCTGTACAGCGACATGGTGCGGCTGAAGTGGTTCGCCCGGAGGCCCAACCTGGAGCGCAACCGGTGGACGACCCTGGGCATCGCGCTGACCGTCCTCGGCGTGCTGCTGACCGTGGTGCTGGCCGCCTTCACGCACGCGGCGTTCACCGGGCTCGCTGTGGTCATCGCCGGCGCCGCCGTGACCGTCGGCGCCCAGTACATGCCGGCCAAGACCAAGCTGGGCAGCGCGGTGTTCGCGCACACCCTGGGCTTCCGGGCCTACCTGCTGCGCGCCGACGCCGACGACGTCCCCAGCGACCGCAGGGTCCCGCTGTTCTCCCGCTACCTGCCCTACGCGATCATCTTCGACAACGTGGAGCGCTGGGCGCAGATCCTGGCCACCGCCGGGTCGGCCGAGTTGGACGGCGGCGGGCTGCCCTGGTACCACGGTCCCGAGGAGTGGCGGCTCAACGACTTCGCCGACTCCATCAAGACCTTCACGCTGACGCTGTCGGGTGTCATCTCCAACACCCGGCAGTTCCGGACGCTGAGTTAA
- a CDS encoding DUF2516 family protein yields MSFFTLLWKVIYLAIFVTTLYALVEAARTPAQAFPAMDKQTKGLWVGLLGVGALLSLSAVFGYGAFLTILSLVAALIYLLDVRPAVRSIGRPGDGPYGRW; encoded by the coding sequence ATGTCGTTCTTCACCCTGCTGTGGAAGGTCATCTACCTCGCCATCTTCGTGACGACCCTCTACGCGCTGGTCGAAGCCGCGCGGACCCCGGCCCAGGCGTTCCCCGCCATGGACAAGCAGACCAAGGGGCTGTGGGTCGGCCTACTCGGCGTCGGAGCGCTGCTCTCGCTCAGCGCCGTGTTCGGCTACGGCGCGTTCCTCACCATCCTGTCGCTGGTGGCCGCGTTGATCTACCTGCTCGACGTGCGCCCGGCCGTGCGCAGCATCGGCCGTCCCGGCGACGGCCCCTACGGCCGCTGGTGA
- a CDS encoding M56 family metallopeptidase, translated as MVSAALLATIAVGCLFAAARLRRASWPARGPHAAVVAWQALGLTWGISTIGALLAFGLAPYGRGVAGGLESLTRDALTHGLFLSGLAETPFAATQVAAIIAAFGLTLVLFWGLVASFIQVLRTRRRHRHLLRLVARDDPEVPGARVLDHPAAAAYCLPGVLNSQIVISVGALEVLDRHELAAVLAHEHAHLRQRHDLVLLPFSSLKRAFPRVGMMETCYNAVALLIEMCADDQARREHSPKELAMALVRFGTAGTAPVPAGALAATASAPEEPEVVTRVSRLLNPHAQLSRPETAAVLTTAITLMSTTLSLWHLPM; from the coding sequence ATGGTCAGTGCCGCACTGCTCGCCACGATCGCGGTCGGCTGCCTGTTCGCGGCGGCACGACTCCGCCGGGCCTCCTGGCCCGCCCGGGGCCCGCACGCCGCCGTTGTCGCGTGGCAGGCGCTCGGCCTCACCTGGGGCATCTCCACGATCGGCGCGCTGCTCGCGTTCGGTCTGGCCCCCTACGGCCGGGGCGTCGCCGGAGGGCTGGAGTCGCTCACCCGCGACGCGCTGACGCACGGGCTCTTCCTGTCCGGACTGGCCGAGACCCCCTTCGCCGCGACCCAGGTCGCCGCCATCATCGCCGCGTTCGGCCTCACCCTGGTGCTGTTCTGGGGCCTGGTGGCCTCGTTCATCCAGGTGCTGCGCACCCGCAGGCGCCACCGCCACCTGCTGCGACTGGTCGCCCGCGACGATCCGGAGGTCCCGGGCGCGCGGGTGCTGGACCACCCCGCCGCGGCCGCGTACTGCCTGCCCGGCGTGCTGAACTCCCAGATCGTGATCAGCGTCGGCGCCCTGGAGGTGCTCGACCGCCACGAGCTCGCCGCCGTGCTCGCCCACGAGCACGCCCACCTGCGCCAGCGCCACGACCTGGTGCTGCTGCCGTTCTCCTCGCTGAAGCGCGCCTTCCCCCGCGTCGGGATGATGGAGACCTGCTACAACGCCGTCGCGCTGCTCATCGAGATGTGCGCCGACGACCAGGCCCGGCGGGAGCACTCCCCCAAGGAGCTGGCCATGGCGCTGGTGCGGTTCGGCACGGCCGGCACCGCTCCGGTGCCCGCGGGGGCGCTCGCCGCCACCGCGTCGGCCCCCGAGGAGCCCGAGGTCGTCACCCGGGTGTCGCGCCTGCTCAATCCGCACGCCCAGCTCTCCAGGCCGGAGACCGCCGCCGTGCTGACCACGGCGATCACACTGATGTCCACGACGCTGAGCCTCTGGCACCTGCCCATGTGA
- a CDS encoding thioesterase family protein has translation MSSGTNAPQPPAAQDPTDPPPAFYLPLGDGAYRATLATQSPWDPRCQHGGPPTALLAAAVSAHDPQPGLRIGRLTVDFLSPIPLADVAVRVRTLRPGRRIRLVEADLVHEGETVVSARAWQLAAGPADGPVTEPVTAPPLPAAADTGGLTRLMGGFGYGRATEWRPTSGAGFGKGPSAAWTRPLVPLVEGRPTAGLERLLVVADSANGISLELPLDSWLSIPPGIGVTVLREPADEWLHMSARTHLSGDGTGLAHAELTDAKGLLAQVSQPLLVAPR, from the coding sequence ATGAGCTCCGGCACGAACGCCCCGCAGCCCCCGGCCGCGCAGGACCCGACGGACCCGCCGCCGGCCTTCTACCTGCCGCTCGGCGACGGCGCCTACCGCGCCACCCTGGCCACGCAGAGTCCCTGGGATCCTCGCTGCCAGCACGGCGGCCCGCCGACCGCGCTGCTCGCCGCCGCCGTCTCCGCGCACGACCCGCAGCCGGGACTGCGCATCGGCCGGCTGACGGTGGACTTCCTGAGCCCCATCCCGCTCGCCGACGTCGCCGTCCGGGTGCGGACCCTGCGGCCGGGCCGCAGGATCCGGCTGGTCGAGGCCGACCTGGTGCACGAGGGCGAGACCGTCGTGAGCGCGCGCGCCTGGCAGTTGGCCGCCGGGCCCGCCGACGGCCCGGTCACCGAGCCCGTCACCGCTCCCCCGCTGCCCGCAGCCGCCGACACCGGCGGCCTGACCCGGCTGATGGGCGGATTCGGGTACGGCAGGGCGACCGAATGGCGCCCCACGTCCGGGGCCGGCTTCGGGAAGGGGCCCTCCGCGGCCTGGACCCGGCCGCTCGTCCCCCTCGTCGAGGGGCGCCCGACCGCCGGGCTGGAGCGCCTGCTGGTGGTCGCCGACTCGGCGAACGGCATCAGCCTGGAGCTGCCGCTGGACTCCTGGCTGTCCATCCCGCCGGGGATCGGCGTCACGGTGCTGCGCGAGCCCGCCGACGAATGGCTGCACATGTCCGCCCGCACCCACCTCAGCGGCGACGGCACGGGCCTGGCGCACGCCGAGCTCACCGACGCCAAGGGGCTGCTGGCCCAGGTCTCCCAGCCGCTGCTCGTCGCCCCGCGCTGA
- a CDS encoding FABP family protein produces MQPEVHPDLEKLSFLLGRWEGVGVSGYPNTEEFQFGQEVEFTHNGGPYLSYSSRVWRMREDGSVGAFVTAESGYWRVRQPEPEERERDADTPSMHVEVLLSHPEGFNEVYLGTIFANRVELYTDVVLRTETGMRATAGHRLYGLFGENRETLGYAWDLAADGHELQSYMSAQLKRVG; encoded by the coding sequence ATGCAGCCTGAGGTGCACCCGGATCTGGAGAAACTGTCGTTCCTGCTCGGCCGGTGGGAGGGGGTCGGTGTCAGCGGCTACCCGAACACGGAGGAGTTCCAGTTCGGCCAGGAGGTGGAGTTCACACACAATGGCGGGCCCTACCTGAGCTACAGCAGCCGCGTGTGGCGGATGCGTGAGGACGGCTCGGTCGGGGCGTTCGTGACCGCCGAGTCCGGCTACTGGCGGGTCCGGCAGCCCGAGCCCGAGGAGCGCGAGCGCGACGCCGACACCCCGAGCATGCACGTCGAGGTGCTGCTGTCGCACCCTGAGGGCTTCAACGAGGTCTACCTCGGCACGATCTTCGCCAACCGCGTCGAGCTCTACACCGACGTGGTGCTGCGCACCGAGACCGGCATGCGGGCCACCGCGGGCCACCGGCTGTACGGGCTGTTCGGCGAGAACCGGGAGACGCTGGGCTACGCCTGGGACCTGGCCGCCGACGGGCACGAACTCCAGTCCTACATGTCGGCCCAGCTCAAGAGGGTCGGTTAG
- a CDS encoding O-acetyl-ADP-ribose deacetylase yields the protein MDIRLVRGDITEQHVDAVVNAANSSLLGGGGVDGAIHRRGGPDILAECRELRASKYGRGLPTGRAVATTAGRLPARWVIHTVGPVHSATEDRTELLASCYRESLRVADELGARSVAFPAVSAGVYGWPMDDAARVAVRTVQETSTTVSEIRFVLFGDEAYAAFDRAVRGPDPKHAP from the coding sequence ATGGACATCCGACTGGTGCGCGGCGACATCACCGAACAGCACGTCGACGCCGTGGTCAACGCGGCCAACTCCTCCCTGCTGGGCGGCGGCGGGGTGGACGGCGCCATCCACCGCAGGGGCGGTCCGGACATCCTCGCCGAATGCCGCGAGCTGCGCGCCTCGAAGTACGGCAGGGGCCTGCCGACCGGCCGGGCGGTCGCCACGACGGCCGGGAGGCTGCCCGCGAGGTGGGTGATCCACACGGTCGGCCCGGTGCACAGCGCGACCGAGGACCGGACCGAACTGCTGGCCTCCTGCTACCGGGAGTCCCTTCGGGTCGCCGACGAACTCGGCGCGCGCAGCGTGGCCTTCCCCGCGGTCTCGGCCGGTGTCTACGGCTGGCCGATGGACGACGCCGCGCGTGTCGCGGTGCGGACCGTTCAGGAAACGTCGACTACAGTGAGTGAAATTCGGTTTGTCCTCTTTGGGGATGAGGCCTACGCCGCGTTCGATCGGGCGGTGCGGGGACCCGACCCCAAGCATGCCCCCTGA
- a CDS encoding neutral zinc metallopeptidase, with product MTERGGGGMGTTGRGEYRLPSYARRPRQRLGMGIIAVLITGLGAVGLAGFVTFASAFDDTGRHPVGQPVSDPPGAGEPQSGGRQGRTAPDSGEDVLGGNPLYRSGEMAEATCEAPRLDAGDAESMEVFLHTVTDCLDEAWTDQFGDSELPFEPPNRIYWYASGQSPCGNYPAQGSAAFYCQANKGLYLGVEDIVHNSGRTGESEAYTFLLSHEYGHHVQGEAGILDRYHAERGDERSAEERDAWTRKSELQANCLGGTFLGAAAESLPVGEEERANILKDARLRSDHSGDHTHGSPDNGQMWTDHGMDRMDPAACNTWEAGKGLVE from the coding sequence ATGACGGAACGGGGTGGCGGCGGCATGGGAACGACCGGACGCGGCGAGTACCGACTGCCGTCCTACGCCCGCAGGCCACGCCAGCGGCTCGGCATGGGGATCATCGCCGTGCTCATCACCGGGCTGGGGGCCGTCGGACTCGCCGGATTCGTGACCTTCGCCTCCGCCTTCGACGACACCGGTCGGCACCCGGTGGGGCAGCCGGTGAGCGATCCGCCGGGCGCGGGGGAGCCGCAGAGCGGCGGGAGGCAGGGGCGGACCGCCCCCGACAGCGGAGAGGACGTCCTGGGCGGCAACCCGCTGTACCGCAGCGGTGAGATGGCGGAGGCCACCTGCGAGGCGCCGAGGCTCGACGCCGGCGACGCCGAGTCCATGGAGGTGTTCCTGCACACCGTGACCGACTGCCTCGACGAGGCGTGGACCGATCAGTTCGGCGACTCCGAGCTGCCGTTCGAACCCCCGAACAGGATCTACTGGTACGCCTCCGGCCAGAGCCCGTGCGGCAACTACCCCGCCCAGGGCTCCGCGGCGTTCTACTGCCAGGCCAACAAGGGGCTCTACCTCGGTGTCGAGGACATCGTGCACAACTCCGGGCGCACCGGTGAGTCCGAGGCCTACACCTTCCTGCTCAGCCACGAGTACGGCCACCACGTGCAGGGGGAGGCGGGGATCCTGGACCGCTACCACGCCGAACGCGGTGACGAGCGCAGCGCCGAGGAGCGCGACGCCTGGACCCGCAAGAGCGAGCTCCAGGCCAATTGCCTGGGCGGCACGTTCCTCGGTGCGGCGGCCGAGAGCCTGCCGGTCGGGGAGGAGGAGCGTGCCAACATCCTCAAGGACGCCCGGCTCCGGAGTGACCACAGCGGCGACCACACGCACGGCTCCCCCGACAACGGCCAGATGTGGACCGACCACGGGATGGACCGCATGGACCCGGCGGCCTGCAACACATGGGAAGCCGGAAAGGGCCTGGTCGAGTGA
- a CDS encoding Fur family transcriptional regulator: MAHTWREELRSRGYRVTPQRQLVLEAVRELEHATPDAICGRVQRTASGVNLSTVYRTLDVLEKVGLVTHTHLGQGAPAYHLAEEANHLHVVCRSCGEVSDTTLDVAGGLVEALRRDMGFEADVQHLTVFGRCERCRGGSGAIASPGGSA; this comes from the coding sequence ATGGCGCACACCTGGCGTGAAGAGCTGCGGTCCCGCGGATACCGCGTCACGCCCCAGCGGCAGCTCGTGCTGGAGGCGGTCCGGGAACTGGAGCACGCCACGCCCGACGCCATCTGCGGCCGGGTGCAGCGGACCGCCTCGGGGGTCAACCTCTCCACCGTCTACCGCACGCTCGACGTGCTGGAAAAGGTCGGCCTGGTCACCCACACCCACCTCGGCCAGGGCGCGCCCGCCTACCACCTCGCCGAGGAGGCCAACCACCTGCACGTGGTCTGCCGCAGCTGCGGCGAGGTCTCCGACACCACGCTCGACGTCGCCGGCGGACTGGTCGAGGCGCTCCGCCGCGACATGGGCTTCGAGGCCGACGTCCAGCACCTGACGGTGTTCGGCCGGTGCGAGCGCTGCCGCGGCGGCTCCGGGGCGATCGCATCGCCCGGCGGATCCGCATAG
- a CDS encoding BlaI/MecI/CopY family transcriptional regulator, with translation MNRLGDLERAVMDVLWERIEPMTVREVGRALADRDLAHTTVMTVLDRLAKKGVVHRTREGRAWRYRPAASRESYVSELMFDALGQTGDRDAALAAFVRSMSGTEAEALRRALAEDDQPRT, from the coding sequence ATGAATCGGCTCGGTGACCTTGAACGCGCGGTGATGGATGTACTGTGGGAACGAATCGAGCCAATGACGGTGCGCGAAGTGGGTCGCGCCCTGGCGGATCGTGATCTCGCTCACACGACTGTTATGACCGTGCTCGATCGGCTAGCGAAGAAGGGCGTCGTTCACCGCACCCGTGAGGGCCGTGCATGGCGTTACCGCCCGGCAGCCAGCCGGGAGAGCTACGTATCGGAACTCATGTTCGACGCTCTAGGCCAAACCGGCGACCGCGACGCCGCACTGGCCGCATTCGTACGCTCGATGAGCGGGACGGAAGCCGAAGCGCTTCGCCGCGCCCTCGCGGAAGACGACCAGCCAAGGACGTAG
- a CDS encoding DsrE family protein, which translates to MNRALVIKATSGEDAPERCNQAFTVAAAAAASGVEVSLWLTGEASWLAVPGRADRFSLPHAAPLNDLLSGVLSGGRVTVCTQCAARRELTEADLLEGVRIAGAPTFVEEATREGAQALVY; encoded by the coding sequence ATGAATCGCGCGTTGGTGATCAAGGCCACGTCAGGTGAGGACGCCCCGGAACGCTGCAACCAGGCGTTTACGGTCGCGGCGGCGGCGGCGGCGAGCGGGGTCGAGGTCTCCCTCTGGCTCACGGGTGAAGCCAGTTGGCTCGCGGTCCCCGGCCGCGCCGATCGGTTCTCCCTCCCGCACGCCGCACCGCTGAACGACCTGCTGAGCGGAGTCCTGTCCGGCGGCAGGGTCACCGTCTGCACCCAGTGCGCGGCCCGCCGCGAGCTGACGGAGGCCGACCTGCTGGAGGGCGTGCGCATCGCCGGGGCCCCCACCTTCGTCGAAGAGGCCACCCGTGAAGGCGCCCAGGCCCTGGTGTACTGA
- a CDS encoding neutral zinc metallopeptidase, with protein sequence MERRLRGRAALWAAIAAAVLALALLVWNVVAAGGGEQGIFGVASRSSATPDPDRAGGIERFVPGEGHRGLPGDAPEATGGTGGETDPDRPSGRTALLDNPLYDTGRLAPLPCPEPGLDVDDPESVEAFLNALTDCLDHTWQTQFDKAGIPFQPPERVFWETPGSSPCRDYPSTAGAFYCRAGKSVYIGTADVVEKWNGADNGIVYASLLAHEYAHHVQGESGLLDYYHEQRRLEPEVVDQNAWTRKSELQANCLAGAFLGAVRVSYPVSATDRDAVLDDAAATADRPDSTDEERTHGSAANSVRWMEHGMDEQSPGACNTWEAASETVQ encoded by the coding sequence GTGGAGCGGAGACTCAGAGGCCGCGCCGCCCTCTGGGCGGCCATCGCCGCGGCCGTGCTCGCCCTGGCCCTGCTCGTGTGGAACGTGGTGGCCGCGGGGGGCGGGGAGCAGGGGATCTTCGGCGTCGCGTCCCGCTCCTCGGCCACCCCCGATCCCGACCGGGCCGGCGGCATCGAGCGGTTCGTGCCGGGGGAGGGCCACCGCGGGCTCCCGGGGGACGCCCCCGAGGCCACCGGCGGCACCGGCGGCGAGACCGATCCGGACCGCCCCAGCGGCCGGACCGCGCTGCTGGACAACCCGCTGTACGACACCGGACGCCTGGCCCCGCTGCCCTGCCCCGAACCCGGGCTCGACGTCGACGACCCCGAATCGGTCGAGGCCTTCCTCAACGCGCTCACCGACTGCCTGGACCACACGTGGCAGACCCAGTTCGACAAGGCCGGCATCCCGTTCCAGCCGCCGGAGCGGGTGTTCTGGGAGACGCCGGGCAGCAGCCCCTGCCGGGACTACCCGTCGACGGCCGGGGCCTTCTACTGCCGGGCCGGCAAGAGCGTCTACATCGGCACCGCCGACGTCGTCGAGAAGTGGAACGGCGCCGACAACGGCATCGTCTACGCCTCGCTGCTGGCCCACGAGTACGCCCACCACGTGCAGGGTGAGTCCGGGCTGCTGGACTACTACCACGAGCAGCGCCGCCTGGAGCCCGAGGTCGTCGACCAGAACGCCTGGACCCGCAAGAGCGAGCTCCAGGCCAACTGCCTGGCCGGCGCCTTCCTCGGTGCGGTGCGCGTCAGCTACCCGGTCTCGGCGACCGACCGCGACGCCGTCCTCGACGACGCCGCGGCGACCGCCGACCGCCCGGACAGCACCGACGAGGAGCGCACCCACGGCTCCGCGGCCAACAGCGTCCGGTGGATGGAGCACGGCATGGACGAGCAGTCCCCGGGCGCCTGCAACACCTGGGAGGCCGCCTCCGAGACCGTGCAGTGA